A portion of the Rhodanobacter sp. AS-Z3 genome contains these proteins:
- a CDS encoding sulfotransferase: MNLPPDTREFALGRQARQLFEQQQFDAACAVLETLVHDVPENPFVRMDLATVLLRCGRLRDGTAQLLEAARGASVDPQFGLHLARVLLSVGEVVAARSCLDALELPPDLPAPLLAEQAYLRWMMKDLAAARRLIDRALVAGADSPREYHLQAMLMQFAGELQPAGRVLEACLQRWPAFGDAALARSSLWRQTPETNHLDFLRRQLERVPTTTRVPAELANRAAFEAALFKELDDLDRPDEAWQALARCNALMHQVSPYDAAGESAVADALIKTSVLLTARASSSAADAEGPQPIFIVGMPRSGTTLLDRMLSSHSEVASAGEITDFLRQLHEVTDAPAQGVQGLLSAIERSVDIDFAELGARYLAQTQWRAPGCRYFVDKLPANIRMVAHIRRALPHARILHMVRDPMEVCFSNFSVMFGSIAAYSYDQPALAHYYAQYVRLAQHWRSRLPDAMFEVRYADLVREPETTLQKVLEHCGLPLEDACLHPERNTAPVATPSSIQVREAVHTRGLDRWHRYAQHLDVLRENLAGMEPCG; the protein is encoded by the coding sequence ATGAATCTACCGCCGGACACGCGGGAGTTCGCCCTTGGCCGCCAGGCCCGACAGCTCTTCGAGCAGCAGCAATTCGATGCGGCATGTGCGGTGCTCGAAACGCTGGTTCACGACGTTCCAGAGAATCCTTTCGTGCGCATGGATCTCGCCACCGTGTTACTTCGGTGCGGTCGTTTGCGTGATGGAACGGCCCAATTACTTGAGGCAGCGCGGGGGGCTTCGGTGGACCCTCAGTTCGGCCTTCATCTGGCGCGCGTGCTTTTATCCGTCGGTGAAGTCGTGGCGGCGCGATCCTGTCTGGACGCATTGGAACTGCCCCCGGACCTGCCGGCACCACTGCTGGCCGAACAGGCCTACCTGCGATGGATGATGAAGGACCTTGCCGCCGCGAGACGCCTGATCGATCGAGCGCTTGTTGCCGGTGCGGATAGTCCGCGCGAATATCACCTGCAGGCGATGTTGATGCAGTTTGCCGGTGAGTTGCAGCCGGCAGGCCGCGTCCTGGAGGCGTGCCTGCAACGCTGGCCAGCCTTTGGTGATGCGGCGCTGGCGCGATCCAGCCTGTGGCGACAGACGCCGGAAACGAACCACCTCGATTTCCTGCGTCGTCAGTTGGAACGCGTGCCCACCACTACCAGGGTTCCAGCCGAGCTTGCGAACCGAGCGGCGTTCGAAGCGGCGCTGTTCAAGGAGCTGGATGACCTGGACCGACCGGATGAGGCCTGGCAGGCTTTGGCTCGATGCAACGCGCTCATGCATCAGGTCAGCCCTTACGACGCCGCTGGTGAATCCGCGGTAGCTGATGCCTTGATCAAGACATCGGTCTTGCTGACGGCGCGGGCGTCTTCCTCGGCCGCCGATGCAGAAGGTCCGCAACCGATCTTCATCGTGGGTATGCCGCGTTCGGGAACAACGCTATTGGACCGAATGCTTTCCAGCCATTCGGAAGTGGCTTCCGCGGGCGAGATCACTGACTTTCTTCGTCAATTGCATGAGGTGACCGATGCGCCCGCGCAAGGCGTGCAGGGCCTGTTGAGCGCGATCGAGCGCAGTGTGGACATAGACTTTGCAGAGCTGGGGGCGCGTTATCTGGCGCAGACGCAGTGGCGAGCGCCGGGTTGCAGATATTTCGTGGACAAGTTGCCGGCGAACATCCGGATGGTTGCGCATATCCGTCGCGCGCTGCCGCATGCGCGCATCCTGCACATGGTGCGTGACCCGATGGAGGTGTGCTTCTCGAACTTCAGCGTGATGTTCGGAAGCATCGCTGCGTATAGCTACGACCAACCTGCATTGGCTCACTATTACGCTCAATACGTGCGGCTCGCACAGCATTGGCGGAGCCGCCTGCCGGATGCCATGTTCGAGGTTCGCTATGCCGATCTGGTGCGGGAGCCTGAGACCACCCTGCAGAAGGTTCTTGAGCACTGCGGGTTGCCGCTGGAGGATGCCTGTCTGCATCCTGAGCGCAACACGGCGCCGGTGGCCACGCCCAGTAGCATCCAGGTGCGCGAGGCTGTTCACACCCGAGGTCTTGACCGCTGGCATCGTTACGCGCAACACCTCGATGTGCTGCGTGAGAACCTGGCGGGAATGGAACCGTGCGGCTGA